The following proteins come from a genomic window of Rattus norvegicus strain BN/NHsdMcwi chromosome 8, GRCr8, whole genome shotgun sequence:
- the Tent5a gene encoding terminal nucleotidyltransferase 5A codes for MHQRYFWTDQGQVAFGGHYMAESEGYFAMAEDELTGGPYIPLGGDFGGGGSFGDRCSDYCESPTAHCNVLNWEQVQRLDGILSETIPIHGRGNFPTLELQPSLIVKVVRRRLEEKSIGVRDVRLNGSAASHVLHQDSGLGYKDLDLIFCADLRGEEEFQTVKDVVLDCLLDFLPEGVNKEKITPLTLKEAYVQKMVKVCNDSDRWSLISLSNNSGKNVELKFVDSLRRQFEFSVDSFQIKLDSLLLFYECSENPMTETFHPTIIGESVYGDFHEAFDHLCNKIIATRNPEEIRGGGLLKYCNLLVRGFRPASEEIKTLQRYMCSRFFIDFSDIGEQQRKLESYLQNHFVGLEDRKYDYLMTLHGVVNESTVCLMGHERRQTLNLITMLAIRVLADQNVIPNVANVTCYYQPAPYVADANFSNYYIAQVQPVFTCQQQTYSTWLPCN; via the exons ATGCATCAGAGATACTTTTG GACTGACCAAGGCCAAGTGGCGTTCGGCGGGCACTACATGGCTGAGAGCGAAGGGTACTTTGCCATGGCAGAGGACGAGCTGACCGGCGGCCCCTACATCCCTCTGGGTGGTGACTTCGGCGGCGGTGGCAGCTTCGGCGACCGCTGCTCGGACTATTGCGAAAGCCCCACGGCGCACTGCAACGTGCTGAACTGGGAGCAAGTGCAGCGGTTGGACGGCATTTTGAGCGAGACCATCCCGATCCACGGTCGCGGCAACTTCCCCACGCTCGAGCTGCAGCCGAGCCTGATTGTGAAGGTGGTGCGGAGGCGCCTGGAGGAGAAGAGCATAGGTGTCCGCGACGTGCGCCTCAACGGCTCGGCCGCCAGTCACGTCCTGCACCAAGACAGCGGCCTGGGCTACAAGGATCTGGACCTCATCTTCTGCGCCGACCTGCGTGGGGAAGAAGAGTTTCAGACTGTGAAGGACGTCGTGCTGGATTGCCTGTTAGACTTCTTGCCCGAAGGGGTGAACAAGGAGAAGATCACGCCGCTCACTCTCAAG GAAGCGTATGTGCAGAAAATGGTTAAAGTGTGCAATGATTCTGACCGGTGGAGCCTTATATCCCTGTCAAACAACAGCGGCAAAAATGTGGAGCTGAAGTTTGTGGATTCCCTCCGGAGGCAGTTTGAATTCAGTGTAGATTCTTTTCAAATCAAATTAGactctcttctcctcttttaCGAGTGTTCAGAGAACCCAATGACCGAGACATTTCACCCCACCATAATCGGCGAGAGTGTCTACGGTGATTTCCACGAAGCCTTCGATCACCTTTGCAACAAGATCATTGCCACCAGAAACCCCGAGGAAATAAGAGGAGGAGGCCTGCTTAAGTACTGCAACCTCTTAGTGCGGGGCTTCAGGCCTGCCTCTGAGGAGATCAAGACCCTTCAGAGGTACATGTGTTCCAGGTTCTTTATTGACTTCTCAGACATCGGAGAGCAGCAGAGAAAGCTGGAATCCTACTTGCAGAACCACTTCGTGGGCTTGGAAGACCGCAAGTATGACTATCTCATGACCCTCCACGGAGTGGTAAACGAGAGTACGGTGTGCCTGATGGGACATGAGAGAAGGCAGACTTTAAACCTTATCACCATGCTGGCAATCCGGGTGCTAGCTGACCAAAATGTCATTCCTAATGTGGCTAATGTCACTTGCTATTACCAGCCGGCCCCCTATGTCGCAGATGCTAACTTTAGCAATTACTACATCGCACAGGTTCAGCCAGTATTCACATGCCAGCAGCAGACGTATTCTACTTGGTTACCCTGCAATTAA
- the Tent5a gene encoding terminal nucleotidyltransferase 5A isoform X1 — translation MAESEGYFAMAEDELTGGPYIPLGGDFGGGGSFGDRCSDYCESPTAHCNVLNWEQVQRLDGILSETIPIHGRGNFPTLELQPSLIVKVVRRRLEEKSIGVRDVRLNGSAASHVLHQDSGLGYKDLDLIFCADLRGEEEFQTVKDVVLDCLLDFLPEGVNKEKITPLTLKEAYVQKMVKVCNDSDRWSLISLSNNSGKNVELKFVDSLRRQFEFSVDSFQIKLDSLLLFYECSENPMTETFHPTIIGESVYGDFHEAFDHLCNKIIATRNPEEIRGGGLLKYCNLLVRGFRPASEEIKTLQRYMCSRFFIDFSDIGEQQRKLESYLQNHFVGLEDRKYDYLMTLHGVVNESTVCLMGHERRQTLNLITMLAIRVLADQNVIPNVANVTCYYQPAPYVADANFSNYYIAQVQPVFTCQQQTYSTWLPCN, via the exons ATGGCTGAGAGCGAAGGGTACTTTGCCATGGCAGAGGACGAGCTGACCGGCGGCCCCTACATCCCTCTGGGTGGTGACTTCGGCGGCGGTGGCAGCTTCGGCGACCGCTGCTCGGACTATTGCGAAAGCCCCACGGCGCACTGCAACGTGCTGAACTGGGAGCAAGTGCAGCGGTTGGACGGCATTTTGAGCGAGACCATCCCGATCCACGGTCGCGGCAACTTCCCCACGCTCGAGCTGCAGCCGAGCCTGATTGTGAAGGTGGTGCGGAGGCGCCTGGAGGAGAAGAGCATAGGTGTCCGCGACGTGCGCCTCAACGGCTCGGCCGCCAGTCACGTCCTGCACCAAGACAGCGGCCTGGGCTACAAGGATCTGGACCTCATCTTCTGCGCCGACCTGCGTGGGGAAGAAGAGTTTCAGACTGTGAAGGACGTCGTGCTGGATTGCCTGTTAGACTTCTTGCCCGAAGGGGTGAACAAGGAGAAGATCACGCCGCTCACTCTCAAG GAAGCGTATGTGCAGAAAATGGTTAAAGTGTGCAATGATTCTGACCGGTGGAGCCTTATATCCCTGTCAAACAACAGCGGCAAAAATGTGGAGCTGAAGTTTGTGGATTCCCTCCGGAGGCAGTTTGAATTCAGTGTAGATTCTTTTCAAATCAAATTAGactctcttctcctcttttaCGAGTGTTCAGAGAACCCAATGACCGAGACATTTCACCCCACCATAATCGGCGAGAGTGTCTACGGTGATTTCCACGAAGCCTTCGATCACCTTTGCAACAAGATCATTGCCACCAGAAACCCCGAGGAAATAAGAGGAGGAGGCCTGCTTAAGTACTGCAACCTCTTAGTGCGGGGCTTCAGGCCTGCCTCTGAGGAGATCAAGACCCTTCAGAGGTACATGTGTTCCAGGTTCTTTATTGACTTCTCAGACATCGGAGAGCAGCAGAGAAAGCTGGAATCCTACTTGCAGAACCACTTCGTGGGCTTGGAAGACCGCAAGTATGACTATCTCATGACCCTCCACGGAGTGGTAAACGAGAGTACGGTGTGCCTGATGGGACATGAGAGAAGGCAGACTTTAAACCTTATCACCATGCTGGCAATCCGGGTGCTAGCTGACCAAAATGTCATTCCTAATGTGGCTAATGTCACTTGCTATTACCAGCCGGCCCCCTATGTCGCAGATGCTAACTTTAGCAATTACTACATCGCACAGGTTCAGCCAGTATTCACATGCCAGCAGCAGACGTATTCTACTTGGTTACCCTGCAATTAA